GATGCACTCCACTTTGACCCACTTTAGTATTCAACCCTTGTGGTAGCATTTTAGTGAATTCAGTAATTAAGCTTAATTGTGCTGCTTCTTCAACTTCATGCTCAGTTGACTCTAACTTACCATATTTAATATTATTTAAAATACTCTCATCAAATAAACTTACTTCTTGGGTAACTAAAGTTAGAGTATTTCTTAGAGATTTTAGGGTTGCAGCTTTGATATCCTGGCCATCAATTAAAATTTTACCATACTGAGGATCAACAAATCTGAATAATAAGTTTATCAAAGTAGATTTACCGCCACCTGATTCTCCTACAATGGCTACAGTTTTACCACAGGGAATATTAAGGCAAAATTTCTCAAAAAGCTTTTCGCGATCTTGATGATTAAAATCTATCCCTTCAAAAATAATTTCACCTTGATCCACTATTAAATCAGTTGAGATGTCACTATCAACTATAGTTGGTTTAGTATCCATTAAAGCAAAAAAGCGTGCTGCTGCAGCTAACCCTTCTTGCAAAGAGGTATTTAAATCTGTGAGAGTTTTAATAGGCTTATAAGCCATAAGAGTTGCAGCAATAAAAGAGAAAAAACTTCCTGCAGTAGTAACCCCTTCTATTACCTGACTGCCTCCATACCAAATAACAAAAGCTATAGCAAATCCACTTAAAGACTCCATGATAGGAGAAGATAGAGATTCAACTCTAGCTGCCTTAATATATAAATTTAAAATTTTACTAATCATGCTGTGTGCACGATCCACTTCAAATTCTTCGCGGTTGTATGATTTAATTACCTTTAAATTTTTAAAGCTTTCATCTAATCTTGAAGTATAGTTACTTAGTTCCTCTTGTGTATGTCCTGCAATTTTCTTCATACGTTTTCCAAGTCGTATAATCGGATATATGGCTATAGGAAAAACAGTAAATGCAAATAAGGCCAGCAACCAATTCTGATAAAACATCACGCCTATCAGAATTACTACTGAAAATAAATCTCTTGCAACCCCTGTAATAATAGTAGATACAGTAGCCCGCATAACCGAAATGTCATTGGTAAAGCTAGATATAAGCTTTCCACTGGAATAAGTGTTAATTAACTTCATGTCTGCATGAAGCAAGTGATTATATAGCTTGATTTGCATATCAGTTAAGATTTTTTGCCCTAGAGTTTTCATAGCAATAGTTTGAAAATAACTAGCAAAACCTTTAACGATCGCCACTGAAAATACAGCAAAAGTTAAAACATATAACATTTCAGATTGTTGTGAGACAAAAATCTGATCTAGCATAGGCTGAATCAAATATGCATTAGCCCCAGTAGTGGCAGCCACAAGTAACATAGATAAAATTGAAAATACTATTAACAAATAATATTTGCTAACATATTCATTAAGCAACCTTGATATTAAGCTTTTAGTAGAATATTCCATAAATTTTACTACATACCAGCAATTGTCATTTTGGGAATATATAAACTAGGAGAGTTAATATGATATTTCATTTCCAAATCATTGGCAGGTATCATATTTAAAAACATCTCAATTAGGTTAGAAGCAAGAGTAATTTCACTGACCGGATAAGCTACCTCACCATTTTCAATCCAAAAACCAGAAGCTCCTTGACTATAATTACCACTCAGTAAGTTCACACCGCCGCCAAAAATATCAGTTACTAATAAGCCTTGCTTAATAGATTTAATTAAATCACTAAGCTTATCCATACCGTTATTTATATATAAGTTGGTGGCTTTAGGGTAAGGATTACTACCAAGTCCTTTCGTAGCGTGCCCTGTTGGTTTAAGCCCTAATTTACGTGCGGATTTCAAATCAAGTAACCAGCTTTTTAATATTCCATTTTCAACTAAATTTCTTTTAGATGTAGGCAATCCTTCTACATCAAAACTGCGTGAAGCAAGCCCTTTGATAATATGGGGATTATCGGTAATGGTAATATTTTCATTGAAAATTTTATTTTCCATTTTCTCTTTTAAAAAGCTAGTACCTCTAGCAATTGCAGTACCGCTTATACTCGATGCAAATTCACTAAGTAGCTCTCTTGCAACTCTAGTAGAATAAATCACAGGAAGTTGTGAAGTAGAAATTTTACGCGGATTTAACTTTTTTGCAGCCCTCTCACCTGCAATCTTACCAAGCATTATAGGATCTGGCAAATCGGATAAAAATCTAGTAGTAAGATAGTCATAATCTGTTTCCATTCCCTGCACTGAAGAAGCTACCGCTGTAGCACTCATACTAAAGGCTGAGGAATAAAATTGCTCAGCAAAGCCATTAGTTGCAGCTATAGCACATTTGGATTTAGTAGAACTCACTGAACTTCCTTCTGAATTATTCACATGTTCCACTTTAAGCATGGCGTCTTCAACAATTTTTGCTGTTTCAATCATTTTTTCAATGGAAAGCTCAGAACCGTCATATAAATTTAAGTCCTTTGCTTCCTTAATTAGCATATTTTTATCAGCGAGTGCTGCATCTTTATCTTCAGGAGAATTTTTTGCCATATTGACAGCTTGAATTAAAAGATTATCAATATTATCGCTTGAGAAGTCAGAAGAAGAGACAATTGCATGCTTATCCCCTATAAAAACCCTTATAGCAAAAGCCTTACTTTGAGAACGCTCCAAAGAATCTATCTTTCCCAACCTACATGTAACATCTTGGCTAACATCATTAATCGCCATTGAATCACAAGAAGTTGCACCTTGTTTTAAAGCTTTATTATTAATAGTTTCTAAAAAATCCAATAAATCCATAATCTTCCTGAAATTCTCTATATTTCAACAAAGTAGTGATATCATCAATTTCAATGAAAAGCAATTTCTAAAGTAGATTACTAAAAAACACTAAGTGGGATAAATAATCTCAAATACTTAACTTTTTGTTTTATTTTTTTTTAAGGAAGGTTGCTGCTCCAGATCTTTGCCTTGCGGTATATCTATGTCGCCATCAACTGCATCTTGTAGATTTTTTTGTAAGCTTTTAAACTCTTTATTTTGCAAAAGCGTTTCTATAGCTTCAGAAGACCCAGCTGTAATAATTTCAATGTTTTTAGCTTGCTTTGCTTCTTCTTTAACTGCATCACTTAACCATTTAAAAAAATCCACATCAGTTTCAGTAGAGTTCATCAGCTCATTTTTTTCATTAGAATTTGGCTCATAATCTGAGTTATCACTAACAAAAGGAGAAGGATTAGGAACCTTTTCTGCCTTTTTGGCTTTAAATCGTTGTGCATGGGTAGCAGCTTGATTAAATGTAGGATGTATAAAAGCATTATTTTTAGTATATTTATTGATCTTACTTTCAATTGGCGGATCATTAGAGGTAGGATCTTGCAGCGCTGCAAATCTTATTAGGTCAGCCAGGGTAAATTTGGTATGATCAATTTCTTTTTTATGTTGGCCAGGGATTCCATTAATTTCTTGATTAGCCGTCAAAGATTTATTTGCATGTACAATACCAAGCATTGTAAACGCATTTGATAACACTTTATTCCAAGCCGCTATATTTTTATTATTTCCAGACACAATCTTGTATTATTCAATTACTACAAATAGTATAAAATATTAAGATTAATAAATAATTAAAATTCATACTGAATTATGAAAAAAATCTAAAAAATTACTGAGCAAGATATTAGCAGCAATTTTATCATCACGAGCATGACGCTTTTTACGGGAAAAATCAAATTCCATTAAAAAATTATTGGCAATTTTAGAAGTAAATCTTTCATCAAACAAAAAACAGGGCAAGTTTAAATGCAAATTAATCTTCTCTACAACTTTCATGATGAACTTACAACCTTCGGTTTCTTGATTATCTAAACTCACTGGCCAACCTACTATCATACCGGTTGGCTGGTAAGCCTGGATAATTACGTGTAAGCTATCAAGGTCAGTAGCATCTATAACCTCAAGGGGGCTAGCTAAGTTTAAATCTTTATTAGATATACTAATTCCTATTTTCTTCTTACCAATATCTAATCCTATTAAAGGCCCTAGACTGATAAGCTTTTTAAAATTCTCTAAATCTTGGTATATCACTATAATCCTCAAACTTATCTTGACTAAAAATTAACTGCAAAATATTGTGTTTTGAATTTAAAAGCAACCTTATAGAACGTAAAAATGAGCGAAATATCCTTAAATGAAATTCAAAAGATCAGCAAGCTTGCAAGAATCAGGCTTGAAGAGCATGAAAAAGATCATTTAATTGGCCAGCTTGGCTCAATTAAAAAGATGATTGATTTGTTAAAAACCTTGAATACTGATAATATTATCCCTACCGTCAGTGTAATTCACCAAGATTTACCATTACGCGAAGATGAAGTAACAGATGGCAATCGCTCACCAGATATTATAAGTAATTCACCTAAACAAGAATTTGATTGTTTTGCAGTTCCAAAGGTAATTGAATAGTTATGAAATTAATTGATTTATCAATAGCTGAAGCTAACAAAATGTTACGCTCCAAGCAAATATCCACTAAAGAGTTAATTGAAGCTCATATTCAGCAAGTTCAAACAACTGCGCATCTGAATGCATATGTGCTAAATACTTTTGAGCATGCTTTAGACCAAGCAGAAATAGCACAGAATAATATTAATAATTCTCAAGCTAGGGCCTTAGAAGGCATTCCTGTTGCGGTTAAAGATTTATTTTGTACCAAAGATTTTCGTAGCACAGCGTGTTCTAAAATACTGGAAAATTTTATACCACCTTATGAATCCACTGTAACATCTAAGTTATTTGCAAGCGGTGCTATTATGGTTGGCAAAACCAATATGGATGAATTTGCTATGGGCTCTACCAATGAAACTAGCGCTTTTGGAGCATGCATTAACCCTTGGCAATCCTCATCCGAACCTAATAAGCAATTAGTTCCTGGTGGATCTTCTGGTGGTTCCGCTATTGCGGTTGCTGCTCGTACTGCTTTAGCTTCTTTGGGCAGTGACACAGGTGGATCTGTAAGGCAGCCAGCAGCCTTTAACGGTATTGTAGGCGTAAAACCAAGTTATGGCAGATGTTCCAGATTTGGAATGATAGCCTTCTCTAGCTCACTTGACCAAGCTGGTGTATTTGCAAGAAATGTACAAGATTCAGCTTTTATCCTTGAAAATATTATGGGCGCTGATGCATATGATTCTACTCTTATAAGCAGCAACCCACCTAAGCTTTCTAATTTGGAACTTACTTCTCTTAAAGGTTTAAAAGTTGGGATCCCTAAGGAATATCTAACTAGCACTCTTCCTGAAGGAATCAAAAAATACATGGAAATGGGAAAGGAATGGCTAACAGCTCAAGGAGCTGAAATTAAAGAGGTATCTCTGCCCCACACCGAGTATGCTTTACCAATTTACTATATTCTTGCCCCTGCGGAAGCTTCTTCTAATCTTGCCCGCTATGATGGTGTTAGATATGGTTACAGAACCAGCTCCATCGTTAAATCAATTGATGATATGTACTCCATCACTCGTGATGAAGGATTTGGAGATGAGGTAAAGAGAAGAATATTAATAGGCACCTTCGTACTCTCCTCGAGCCATTTTAGCAGCTATTTTACCAAAGCACAGCAAGCTCGCACACTCGTTATCCAGGATTTTAAGAATGTGTTTAATGATGTTGATGTGTTGCTTGCACCATCAACTCCGTCGGCTGCCTTCGGTATTAAAGAAGAATTAGATCCGGTCACTATTTATCATAACGATATCTTTACAATCCCAGCTAGTCTTGCCGGTCTACCATGTATGTCAGTCCCTGTGGGTCTTGATCATAATTCATTGCCTGTAGGTCTTCAGCTGATAGCTAAACAATTTGATGAATTAACTTTATATAAAACAGCATTAGCACTTGAAGATGCAGCCGAATTTAAACATAAACCACAAATTTTAACTGAGTAAGCTGATATGACTATTGATTTAAACAAGTGGGAAATTGTAATTGGACTGGAAGTACACGCCCAAGTTGCATCCAACTCTAAATTATTTTCAGGAGCTTCAACCGAATTTGGAGCAGAACCTAACCATAATGTATCATTAATTGATGCAGCTTTTCCAGGTATGTTACCAAGATTAAATAAATTTTGCGTAGAACAGGCAGTTAAAACTGGAATCGGTATTGATGCAGAAATTAACCTAGTATCATTTTTTGACCGTAAAAATTATTTTTACCCCGATCTTCCTCAAGGTTACCAAATTACTCAGTTTTATAAGCCTATAGTAGAAAACGGCTCTTTACTTATACAACTTAGCGATGGTACTACCAAAACTATTGGCATCGAGCGTATTCACCTAGAGCAAGACGCAGGTAAAAGCTTACATGACCAAAGCCCTAATTACACTTATATTGATCTTAATAGATCAGGTATTGCTTTAATGGAAATTGTTTCTCGCCCCGATCTTAGATCAGCAGAAGAAGCAGCAGAATACATGAAGAATTTAAGGCTGATTTTAAGGTATTTAGGCACTTGTGATGGTGATATGGAAAAAGGCTCACTTAGATGTGACGCTAACGTTTCAGTTAGACTTAGAGGTGAGCACAAACTCGGCACC
This window of the Rickettsiales endosymbiont of Stachyamoeba lipophora genome carries:
- a CDS encoding ABC transporter ATP-binding protein, producing MEYSTKSLISRLLNEYVSKYYLLIVFSILSMLLVAATTGANAYLIQPMLDQIFVSQQSEMLYVLTFAVFSVAIVKGFASYFQTIAMKTLGQKILTDMQIKLYNHLLHADMKLINTYSSGKLISSFTNDISVMRATVSTIITGVARDLFSVVILIGVMFYQNWLLALFAFTVFPIAIYPIIRLGKRMKKIAGHTQEELSNYTSRLDESFKNLKVIKSYNREEFEVDRAHSMISKILNLYIKAARVESLSSPIMESLSGFAIAFVIWYGGSQVIEGVTTAGSFFSFIAATLMAYKPIKTLTDLNTSLQEGLAAAARFFALMDTKPTIVDSDISTDLIVDQGEIIFEGIDFNHQDREKLFEKFCLNIPCGKTVAIVGESGGGKSTLINLLFRFVDPQYGKILIDGQDIKAATLKSLRNTLTLVTQEVSLFDESILNNIKYGKLESTEHEVEEAAQLSLITEFTKMLPQGLNTKVGQSGVHLSGGQRQRVAIARAILKNSPILVLDEATSALDAITENEICSNLKKIRQNKTTIIIAHRLSTIIDADIIFVLSAGKLIEKGKHDELLANKGYYHQLYQKYGLTDD
- the gatA gene encoding Asp-tRNA(Asn)/Glu-tRNA(Gln) amidotransferase subunit GatA, with protein sequence MKLIDLSIAEANKMLRSKQISTKELIEAHIQQVQTTAHLNAYVLNTFEHALDQAEIAQNNINNSQARALEGIPVAVKDLFCTKDFRSTACSKILENFIPPYESTVTSKLFASGAIMVGKTNMDEFAMGSTNETSAFGACINPWQSSSEPNKQLVPGGSSGGSAIAVAARTALASLGSDTGGSVRQPAAFNGIVGVKPSYGRCSRFGMIAFSSSLDQAGVFARNVQDSAFILENIMGADAYDSTLISSNPPKLSNLELTSLKGLKVGIPKEYLTSTLPEGIKKYMEMGKEWLTAQGAEIKEVSLPHTEYALPIYYILAPAEASSNLARYDGVRYGYRTSSIVKSIDDMYSITRDEGFGDEVKRRILIGTFVLSSSHFSSYFTKAQQARTLVIQDFKNVFNDVDVLLAPSTPSAAFGIKEELDPVTIYHNDIFTIPASLAGLPCMSVPVGLDHNSLPVGLQLIAKQFDELTLYKTALALEDAAEFKHKPQILTE
- the ruvX gene encoding Holliday junction resolvase RuvX, translated to MIYQDLENFKKLISLGPLIGLDIGKKKIGISISNKDLNLASPLEVIDATDLDSLHVIIQAYQPTGMIVGWPVSLDNQETEGCKFIMKVVEKINLHLNLPCFLFDERFTSKIANNFLMEFDFSRKKRHARDDKIAANILLSNFLDFFHNSV
- a CDS encoding TldD/PmbA family protein yields the protein MDLLDFLETINNKALKQGATSCDSMAINDVSQDVTCRLGKIDSLERSQSKAFAIRVFIGDKHAIVSSSDFSSDNIDNLLIQAVNMAKNSPEDKDAALADKNMLIKEAKDLNLYDGSELSIEKMIETAKIVEDAMLKVEHVNNSEGSSVSSTKSKCAIAATNGFAEQFYSSAFSMSATAVASSVQGMETDYDYLTTRFLSDLPDPIMLGKIAGERAAKKLNPRKISTSQLPVIYSTRVARELLSEFASSISGTAIARGTSFLKEKMENKIFNENITITDNPHIIKGLASRSFDVEGLPTSKRNLVENGILKSWLLDLKSARKLGLKPTGHATKGLGSNPYPKATNLYINNGMDKLSDLIKSIKQGLLVTDIFGGGVNLLSGNYSQGASGFWIENGEVAYPVSEITLASNLIEMFLNMIPANDLEMKYHINSPSLYIPKMTIAGM
- the gatC gene encoding Asp-tRNA(Asn)/Glu-tRNA(Gln) amidotransferase subunit GatC, translating into MSEISLNEIQKISKLARIRLEEHEKDHLIGQLGSIKKMIDLLKTLNTDNIIPTVSVIHQDLPLREDEVTDGNRSPDIISNSPKQEFDCFAVPKVIE